GATATCATGCGGGCAATTGAAACTGATAGATGGGCGGTGAGGGCAACAAATACAGGCTATTCGGCATTTATTAATCCCCATGGGCAAACTCTCTGGAAATCGGCTTATAATACCTATCAAACCCACGCAGAAACTATTTATCCCCGTCAAACTCGGACTTTATATGTGCGTTGGGGTGATTGGTTAACTCCTTTATTGTTGGTTCTGAGTGCTTTGAGTCGGATATTCCAAAGCCTTGTACTTTTTTGTGATAAAAATCCGCGAAACCCTTATTACAGCAAATTGTCATCAAACCCGGAACAAGAACCCCGCCCCCAACCCCCTCCCCGCAAGCGATGAGGGGGCTAAGATGTACCTCATAAGATTGGAAATCGCTGTAATAAGGGACTTCCAAGAAATAAATTATCCTGATTAACGAACCACGGAGGCGCAGAGGACACAGAGGAATAAGGGTTTGAGGGATTTTTGCGTTAGGTGGTTTATCGGTTGTCAAGAGATTGCTTCCTTTCACTCGCAATGACAACTCATGCAGCACAGGTTTATTAGAGACTTCCAATCAAAAAAATATCCCAAAATTTCTTGTGGTGCGGGCATACTATGGCTAACGCCACGCTACGCTATCGACAAGCTCAGTACAAGTCTTGCCCGCTAATCATCAAGGACGGGCAAGGATGCCCATCCCACAAAATTGGATCATTTTTTTTGTGGAGTTCTCTAAATGGTTTAGCTTTACTCAGCCTGCCCTATTTATGAGAAAATCCTAGACAAAACAATCTGAGTTATGTCCGCAATTTCCCAGATTTACCACCTCTTCAAGCAACGGGAGACATTCACCTGTAGCAATCATCATCAATAAATCCCCTTTTTCTCAGACATAAATATAGAAATTATGTCCTAACTTTTAGATCAAACCACTTGATTTTCTGAAATTAATTCGTAAAAATACAAATAAGTCTAACATCTTGTAGGCTCTCTTGGTGACAACTTAACCTTATCCAATATCTAGAGTCCGCTTGCGCGGACTTTTTTATTTATCTGGATATTTTTTACATTTTTATCTCAGTTTTTAACTTTTCAATTTGTTGATTAAAGTATGATTCTTGATGTTTAAGTTGTTGTGCTATTGCTAATCCCTTCTGAAATGCTGTTAATGCTTGGTTATATTCTCGCCGTTCTATATATAAGTTGCCAATTTGGTCATAGGCTGACATTAAACCATAAAAATTGTGAGCTAATGTTTGTGTTTCCAAAAGAATTGCGCCAGTTTGCAAGGCTGCATCTACTTGTTTTTGTGACCGATAAAAAGCAACTAATTTCTCTAGTGCTTCTCCAGCCCTAGCGTATTGCTCTAATTGCCATGCTGTAGTATAAGCTGCTTGATAATTATCGAAAGCCTGTTGTTTTAATGTGGGATTTTTTTGGGCTAGATATTCATAATTTGCTGCTATGGCTAATTTTAAAGCGGGAATTTCACCGAGATTTTGATCACGAGTATAAAGAAGGACTAATTTATTTAATATATCTATTGCTGATTGGGGTTGTTTTCCTCGCCCATAGATATAAGCTAACTGTTGTAAATATTCCAATTCATTAGTTTTATCACCCTGATTAACTGCCAAATTTAATAGTTTTTGGTAAGTATTGGCAGCTTGGTCATAATCAAACCAACTTAAATATAATTCTCCAATATTCTTTAAAGTCTCTATTTCTCCCACTGAATCTTTTTGTTGTTTAACTAAGATTAAAACCTGTTCATAAGCCAATATTCCCAATTTAGGAAGACGGATTTTTTGATAAGCTTTACCCAGGAGTTGCCATAATTGTAAATCCGCGCTTTTTTGTTGTCCTATCTCCTTTTGAATTACTTGTAATCGCTGACTAATATATCGCACCTCGTCCCGTTCATTTTGATTCCAGGCGATTTCTCCCACCCCTGATAACGCTTCTATCTCAGCCAATGTACCTAAATAACGTCTTAATCGTAGTTCACGATTCCAAACCTCAAAGGCTTTCTTTCTGTCTCCTCCTTGTAGTGTCACCTGTGCCTCTTGATTTAACCCATCTAAATCTGTCCTTAATTTTTGCAATTCTGTTAATGTTAATTGGCGTTTATCTGGTAAATTTGGTAACAGTGGATCAGGTAAAATCATTTCTAGGGGATTGGGAGGAAACTTATCCATATTTTCAACTTTTTTTCCTGGGCAAGGGTGCTAAAAATACACAAATGCCACACAATAATAGTGGTAATGATGAAAATAAAACGCTGTAGCATGGTGAGTTTACCTTTATTACACTAATTAAACGCAGCATTGCAGGTTATGAGATGACTTAATTTAGGTTATAAGCAAATATCAAGCTTTTCAAGTATTCTGATTTACTAACTTTTTATTTATTTCTTCTTCTTCTTCCTGTTATTCAGCCTTATTCCTCCTGACTACTGACTCCTTTCTTAATTAATATGAGTAAAATAATTCCGGCAATTAGTGTGAAAAACTTTAGTTTTTACTACAGCAAGCAAAAAATCCTGGAAAGTCTGTCAATGGATATTCCCCAAAATAAAATTATTGCTATTATGGGACCTAGTGGCTGTGGGAAATCTACTTTTTTAAAGTCTCTCAACCGCATGAGCGATTTGGAGGGAGAAGTCCACACAGAAGGGAAAGTAGAGTTTTTTGGGCAAAATATTTATGAGAGACGGATTAATCTCAATCGTCTCCGTCGTCAAATTAGTACAATTTATTCCAAACCTAATCTTTTTCCCATGAGTATCTATGATAACGTTGCTTACGGGATTAAATTAGTTGGTTGGCGACCAAAACCAGAATTAGATGAAGTTGTGGAGTTAGCTCTTAAATCTGCGGATATTTGGGAAGAGGTCAAAAACAAGCTCTATAAGCCGGCTTTAGAACTATCTTGTGGTCAACAACAACGACTGTGTATTGCCCGCGCTTTGGCTGTAAAACCCCAAGTTATTCTCATGGATGAGCTTTGCAGTGGACTTGATCCCATCACTACCACAAAAATTGAAGAACTCATTGAGTGTTTGCGTTCTGAATTGACAATTATCTTTATCTCTCAAAACATCCAACAAGTCTCTCGTCTGGCTGATTTCACGGCTTTATTTCAATACAATCAGAATCATGTGGGACGATTAAGAGAGTTTGCATCAACAAAAAAAGTCTTAGCTCAAGCTACAGATTATCGTACCCGCGATTATGCGACCAGTTATTCCCGGTAACTATACCAGGAGTCAGGAAGAAGAAAATTATTTACCAATTACCAATTCCCTGTTCCCTGTTCCCCGTTCCCTGTTCCCTATTTTAAAAATGAACGCAGCAGGAAAAAACTAGCAATGGATTTAGCATCTACAGGTTCTCCTACCAAAATGGCTTTTTCCAATTCTTCAGGAGTTAGTAATACTGTCTCAATATCTTCGTCTTCGTCTTGTGCTGGTGGTGTTTCTAGCTTTTCTAAATCTCTGGCAATAAAAGCATAGATAATTTCATCAGAATAGCCAGGAGCAAGGAAAAATTCTCCTAATTTATCCCACTGACGAGCATGATAGCCAGTTTCTTCTGCAATTTCCCGTTTGACTGTTTCTAAAGGATCTTCATTGGGTTCTACAGTTCCCGCCGGAAATTCCAATAATCTTCCCTGCACTGCAAACCGATATTGACGCACAAGTACCAGTTTACCGTCTGCGGTTATGGGTATAACCAGAGCGCCACCGGGATGACGAATACATTCCCATTCCCCTTCGGCTTTGTTGGGTAAACGCAAGCGGTTAACTTCAAAGTTAAACTTGCGTCCTTTATAAAACAAGCGTTGCTTGAGCAACTGTGGTAATTCTCTACCTAATGGCATAGTAAATTCTACCGTCTGTGAATACAGAGAACTTATACGGGGGTTTTCTGTTGTTATCAGTTCTTTTTGGGTTATAAAAATGGTAATTTTTTTACCCACTACAATAAATGTACATCATTTGTGTTGATCTCTAGTAGTAAATCTTGAATTACTCGTTGAGATATAGGGTCTATCCAATCTGGAGCAATTTCTGCCAGAGGGACTAAAACAAAGGCTCGTTCAGCCATGCGAGGATGGGGAATTTGTAGATTTGGTTGCTGTAAAATTAAGTCATCATATAATAATAAGTCTAAATCTAAGGTACGTGGACCCCAGTGTTCCTGACGCACACGCCCAAACTTTTGTTCAATGGTGAGTAATTGTGCTAATAAGGCTTGTGGTGAAATCTGCACTGATAATATCGCGCAACCATTTAAGTAGTCTGGTTGAGTTGGGCCTATGGCTTTGGTACGATACCAATGAGATTGGGCTTGTATGCTTATGCCTGATGTTTGGGCTAAGGTTTCTAAAGCTCCTGTGAAAATGGCTAGGGAGTTACCTATGTTACTACCAAGGGCGATCGCCGTTCTAGCCGCAGTTTGTACCATTCTTTAAGACTCCTACACACCTGGGTTTTTTGAATGTGGGATGTGATGTCCACAATAAGTGCAGAAATCACACACCTACAGTTCAAATATCATCAGGATTGATACCTAATGATCTTAAGTAAGTTGCTAATTTCTCCTTTTGTTGTCGTTCTTGTTCAGCCATTTCCTCTGCTTGTTGTTGGGCTAAAGTTGCTTGTTGGGCAATTTCCTCTGCTTGTTGTTGGGCTAAAGTTGCTTGTTGGGCAATTTCCTCTGCTTGTTGTTGGGCTAAAGTTGCTTGTTGTCTTGCGTCTTCTGCTTGTAAACGAGCTTGTCTTTCAACAATAGCCCTTTCATCACCAGTTAATAGCAAATTTCCCACATCATCCCACCAACGAACCCACGGTAAACCATCATTTTCTATTAAACCTAATTCCACACCCATAGGATAAATTGGAAAATGATTACGCTCGTTTGGTTGCATCTTTTCATAACGCCCATCAACTAAGCGATAAACTTCCAGTAATGCTTTTCTCGCTTCAAAAATTGCATAAAAAGGAATATGAATTGCTTGTTCATAAACCCAGAATTTACCAGCTTTTTCTGTTTCACTCGGAGGAGTTGCGTCTCTTTCTTCTGAACCATTTCCCGAAACAAACTCAATGGCAATTAATGGTGCGACAAACTCTTTCCATAATACATAGGAACGACGATATTCTCCATTGAGAAATGGTGGTACATTAGGCACATAAAACCAATCAGGAGCTTCTGCACCTTTTTCAGGTGGTTCAGTTAAACGCCAATAAATACCGCTATCTTGACCAATACAGTAGTTTCCATCTGGATGTAGTTTCTGTAATACTGGCTCAATGGAACTGGTTAAGACTATACTTTGTGGATGCTCCTGGAAATTTTTCACGAAAGTTCCGTCTGAATCTGGTAGTTGCGTATGATCTGGTAATGTGAATTTATTGGTGTGAATGTCTTGACTTGGGGGAGTAGTGGGATTAATCACTGCTTGAGTGGTTTCCATAGTAACTCCAGGATGTAAGTAGGTTGGCGTTAAAAATTGTCGTTATGGCAAGAGGCAATAGACACTCATGCAAGAGTGAAGAAGTTTTGAGCGATTTTACCTTTCTTCACATACCCTTAATTTTTTCTGTTGACCTAATCATATTGGTTTAATTTTAACAGTAGACACTAAAAAGTTGAAGTGTTTGAATCAGATAATTAAATTTAGCTTGATCATAGACAATCACAAGGGATTCCTAGGTCGCGCTTCGCTATCGCATTTTTTTGGGTCAAATTTGAGTGCTTGTTGCCAAGATGCGATCGCTTCTCTCCATTCTCCCTGCAATGCCGATAATTTCCCCGCTAAGGCATGAAAGTCTGCATGACTATAATACAAAGCTAAAGCTTGATTGTTGTGCATTGCTGCTTCTGGATAACGCTTTTTTGAAAACAGATCCAGGGCTTGTCTGTGATACCAGATAGCTTGGTCATGGAGAGTAATCAAGTCGGATAAATCGGCTTTACAGCGTCTACAAGTTGGAGAGTGGGGAGGCAATGGAGAAGTCTGGCTGTCAGTTTCTCCCCCTTGCGTCCCTACTGCCCTTGTCGGACGATAAATTGCTCCACAAACAGGACATTTCATAATTACTACTCTCTATTTCCTATTCATCATTCGTACTAGCGTAGTACAGAAAATCTGAGAGTTCTTCTTGTAACTGGGATAATTCTGCACTCTTGTTAGCACTGGCATTTTCAATCTGGGCTAATAAGTCTTGTAATTCCTCTGCTTGTTCAGAATCTAGTGTGGGCAGTGTTTGTTGAGCGCGGTCTAAAAGTGCTGCTAATTCTGGAGCTATTTCTACTACTGAGATTGTCTCTTCTGTGGAGATTTCGATAGTTTCATCAACTTCAAACAAGGCATCTAAATCTGCCCTTGCTTGCTTCAATTCATGGCTAGAAAGCTTCTCAATCCCTGCATTATTGACTACTAGCGTTCCCTGTTGTCCTTTGCCTTTTTCAGTAGTGGTAACAGTGAGAATGCCATTCACGTCAAAGTCAAAGTGAACCTCAACTTGAATACCCCCTGCTGGTTTGGGTGGTAAGTTCTCGACTCTAAAATCACCTAAAGGCACATTTTCTTCAGCGATGGTATTTTCTCCCTGAAAAACTTCAATTTCTACGGCTTCTTGTTCATCAGACACGGTGTAATAAACCTGAGAGCGAGAAACGGGAACAACGCTGTTACGGGGAATAATCACACTGAAGAAACCGGGCATAATCCCCATTGGTGTAGACACCGCCGCAGCAATACCCAAGGAATGGGGAATTACATCTACAAGAATGGCATCTACAGATTCACCTACCAACACCCCAGCTTGTAAGGCTGCTCCCAAGGCCACACAAAGGTCGGGTTGAATACCATCACTGGGATTCTGTCCCAGATGTTCTGATATCATTTGTTGGGCTAGGGGAATGCGTGTTGAACCACCAACTAAGATAATTCGGTCAATATCACCGGGTAATAGGTCTGCATCGGTGAGAGCGCGGTCAATAGCCTCTAAGGTTTCTGTTAATAGGGGGCGAATCAACTTTTCCAAATCTGCTCGCGCTACTTCTGTTTCTAGATGGAGTGCAGTCTTGCCCTTACTACCTAAAAAGGCTTCTCGAACTGTGGCGAAAGCATGGGAACTCAAATCAATTTTTAACTGCTCGGCTGCTCGTAAAAGACGCGCTTGGGTGACAGCATCATCTGGAACATCCACACCATGCTGTTTACGAAATAGATCCACTAGATAAAGTTGCAACAGCCTGTCAAAATCGTCTCCACCCAAGCGATTGTTACCATGAGTTGCTAATACTTCTGTGACTTCGCCTGTAATTTCCACTACCGACACATCAAAAGTACCACCTC
The DNA window shown above is from Anabaena sp. WA102 and carries:
- a CDS encoding tetratricopeptide repeat protein produces the protein MDKFPPNPLEMILPDPLLPNLPDKRQLTLTELQKLRTDLDGLNQEAQVTLQGGDRKKAFEVWNRELRLRRYLGTLAEIEALSGVGEIAWNQNERDEVRYISQRLQVIQKEIGQQKSADLQLWQLLGKAYQKIRLPKLGILAYEQVLILVKQQKDSVGEIETLKNIGELYLSWFDYDQAANTYQKLLNLAVNQGDKTNELEYLQQLAYIYGRGKQPQSAIDILNKLVLLYTRDQNLGEIPALKLAIAANYEYLAQKNPTLKQQAFDNYQAAYTTAWQLEQYARAGEALEKLVAFYRSQKQVDAALQTGAILLETQTLAHNFYGLMSAYDQIGNLYIERREYNQALTAFQKGLAIAQQLKHQESYFNQQIEKLKTEIKM
- a CDS encoding phosphate ABC transporter ATP-binding protein: MSKIIPAISVKNFSFYYSKQKILESLSMDIPQNKIIAIMGPSGCGKSTFLKSLNRMSDLEGEVHTEGKVEFFGQNIYERRINLNRLRRQISTIYSKPNLFPMSIYDNVAYGIKLVGWRPKPELDEVVELALKSADIWEEVKNKLYKPALELSCGQQQRLCIARALAVKPQVILMDELCSGLDPITTTKIEELIECLRSELTIIFISQNIQQVSRLADFTALFQYNQNHVGRLREFASTKKVLAQATDYRTRDYATSYSR
- a CDS encoding NUDIX hydrolase; the protein is MPLGRELPQLLKQRLFYKGRKFNFEVNRLRLPNKAEGEWECIRHPGGALVIPITADGKLVLVRQYRFAVQGRLLEFPAGTVEPNEDPLETVKREIAEETGYHARQWDKLGEFFLAPGYSDEIIYAFIARDLEKLETPPAQDEDEDIETVLLTPEELEKAILVGEPVDAKSIASFFLLRSFLK
- the folK gene encoding 2-amino-4-hydroxy-6-hydroxymethyldihydropteridine diphosphokinase, yielding MVQTAARTAIALGSNIGNSLAIFTGALETLAQTSGISIQAQSHWYRTKAIGPTQPDYLNGCAILSVQISPQALLAQLLTIEQKFGRVRQEHWGPRTLDLDLLLYDDLILQQPNLQIPHPRMAERAFVLVPLAEIAPDWIDPISQRVIQDLLLEINTNDVHLL
- a CDS encoding Uma2 family endonuclease produces the protein METTQAVINPTTPPSQDIHTNKFTLPDHTQLPDSDGTFVKNFQEHPQSIVLTSSIEPVLQKLHPDGNYCIGQDSGIYWRLTEPPEKGAEAPDWFYVPNVPPFLNGEYRRSYVLWKEFVAPLIAIEFVSGNGSEERDATPPSETEKAGKFWVYEQAIHIPFYAIFEARKALLEVYRLVDGRYEKMQPNERNHFPIYPMGVELGLIENDGLPWVRWWDDVGNLLLTGDERAIVERQARLQAEDARQQATLAQQQAEEIAQQATLAQQQAEEIAQQATLAQQQAEEMAEQERQQKEKLATYLRSLGINPDDI
- a CDS encoding tetratricopeptide repeat protein translates to MKCPVCGAIYRPTRAVGTQGGETDSQTSPLPPHSPTCRRCKADLSDLITLHDQAIWYHRQALDLFSKKRYPEAAMHNNQALALYYSHADFHALAGKLSALQGEWREAIASWQQALKFDPKKCDSEARPRNPL
- a CDS encoding Hsp70 family protein, with protein sequence MKAVGIDLGTTNSEVAIVENGQVRVLPGEDGDLILPSCVGFSDTGKVLVGREALRQYAAAPERTVKSIKRWMGTDHKTTLGDKEYLPHEVSAIILRALKQRAENALGETITQAVITVPAYFTDAQRQATKTAGEIAGFEVLQIINEPTAAALAYDLRSEETERVLVYDLGGGTFDVSVVEITGEVTEVLATHGNNRLGGDDFDRLLQLYLVDLFRKQHGVDVPDDAVTQARLLRAAEQLKIDLSSHAFATVREAFLGSKGKTALHLETEVARADLEKLIRPLLTETLEAIDRALTDADLLPGDIDRIILVGGSTRIPLAQQMISEHLGQNPSDGIQPDLCVALGAALQAGVLVGESVDAILVDVIPHSLGIAAAVSTPMGIMPGFFSVIIPRNSVVPVSRSQVYYTVSDEQEAVEIEVFQGENTIAEENVPLGDFRVENLPPKPAGGIQVEVHFDFDVNGILTVTTTEKGKGQQGTLVVNNAGIEKLSSHELKQARADLDALFEVDETIEISTEETISVVEIAPELAALLDRAQQTLPTLDSEQAEELQDLLAQIENASANKSAELSQLQEELSDFLYYASTNDE